The following proteins are encoded in a genomic region of Cataglyphis hispanica isolate Lineage 1 chromosome 1, ULB_Chis1_1.0, whole genome shotgun sequence:
- the LOC126850490 gene encoding myrosinase 1-like isoform X2 — MASYLFLRVAVSFIFIVTYIFATDTSSFPKNFLLGTSSSAYQIEGAWNESDKGESIWDWWTHENPNFISDGSNGDVACDSFHKYKEDVKLLNDLKVDFYRFSISWSRILPTGYANVINQEGLNYYKNLIDELLANGIEPFVTLYHWDHPEIFERMGGWTNEMMVEWISDYARIVFKELSPKVKYFATLNEPNVLCEEGYETKIKAPGKNLGSPGVFLCMHNMLKAHAKIYHIYDEEFRKHRNGTIGIVLPCSGALPKYLNDTAAVDMHFQFKCGWIAHAIFSNTGDYPQIMKSHVAENSKLAGYPRSLLPELSSEWVQYIKGTSDFFGLNHYSTWLVETVPRTKEQEWYAYSGVKESRDPSWPKAASKWLNVVPSGFREIINKIAREYDNPPIYILENGFSDRCCTFDYLRISYLHSYIKAMLLAIYEDGCNVQAYSVWSLLDNFEWSAGYTNRKRTPKWSMDWYKDVIATRKLNFTWELPTIIHI; from the exons ATGGCGAGTTATTTGTTTCTCAGAGTTGCTGTcagtttcatttttattgtcaCATACATCTTTGCTACTGATACGTCATCTTTtccgaaaaattttttattaggcACGAGTTCGTCCGCTTATCAAATAGAAGGAGCTTGGAACGAAAGTG ataaaggtGAAAGTATATGGGACTGGTGGACACATGAAAATCCAAATTTTATAAGTGATGGTAGCAATGGTGATGTGGCTTGTGATTCCtttcacaaatataaagaagatGTGAagttattaaatgatttaaaa gtggatttttatagattttctatTAGTTGGTCGCGTATTTTACCAACTGGTTACGCTAACGTAATTAATCAAGAAGGActcaattattacaaaaatcttaTTGACGAACTTTTAGCGAATGGCATCGAACCGTTTGTCACTTTATATCATTGGGACCATccagaaatatttgaaagaatgGGTGGATGGACTAATGAAATGATGGTTGAATGGATATCCGACTATGCAAGAATTGTTTTTAAAGAGCTTAGCccaaaagttaaatattttgcaactcTCAATGAACCTAACGTTCTTTGCGAAGAAGGAtacgaaacaaaaataaaggcACCAG gaaaGAATTTAGGCAGTCCTGGCGTATTTCTGTGCATGCATAACATGTTGAAGGCACATGCCAAGATCTATCATATTTACGACGAAGAATTTCGAAAACATAGAAATGGCACAATTGGCATAGTTCTACCTTGTTCAGGTGCATTACCCAAATATCTTAATGATACCGCAGCGGTAGACATGCATTTTCAGTTTAAATGTGGATGGATAGCTCATGCAATTTTTTCGAACACTGGTGATTATCCACAAATTATGAAAAGTCATGTAGCTGAAAACAGTAAACTGGCTGGTTATCCGAGATCGCTTTTGCCGGAATTATCGTCTGAATGGGTGCAATATATTaa gGGTACATCGGACTTTTTTGGATTGAATCATTATTCTACATGGCTTGTGGAAACAGTGCCACGAACGAAAGAGCAAGAATGGTACGCTTATTCCGGCGTGAAAGAGAGTAGAGATCCGTCATGGCCAAAAGCCGCTTCAAAGTGGCTCAAT GTCGTCCCTAGTGGATTTCGAGAGATAATTAACAAGATTGCGAGAGAATATGATAATCCACCTATCTATATTTTAGAGAATGGCTTTTCTGACAGATGTTGtacttttgattatttaagaatatcttATTTGCATTCTTACATAAAAGCTATGCTGTTAGCCATTTATGAAGATGGATGTAATGTGCAGGCCTATTCTGTTTGGAGTTTGTTAGACAATTTTGAATGGTCCGCTGGTTACAC TAATCGAAAGAGAACTCCAAAATGGTCGATGGACTGGTATAAGGATGTCATTGCAACAAGGAAACTTAATTTTACTTGGGAGTTACCAaccataatacatatataa
- the LOC126850490 gene encoding myrosinase 1-like isoform X1, translating to MASYLFLRVAVSFIFIVTYIFATDTSSFPKNFLLGTSSSAYQIEGAWNESDKGESIWDWWTHENPNFISDGSNGDVACDSFHKYKEDVKLLNDLKVDFYRFSISWSRILPTGYANVINQEGLNYYKNLIDELLANGIEPFVTLYHWDHPEIFERMGGWTNEMMVEWISDYARIVFKELSPKVKYFATLNEPNVLCEEGYETKIKAPGKNLGSPGVFLCMHNMLKAHAKIYHIYDEEFRKHRNGTIGIVLPCSGALPKYLNDTAAVDMHFQFKCGWIAHAIFSNTGDYPQIMKSHVAENSKLAGYPRSLLPELSSEWVQYIKGTSDFFGLNHYSTWLVETVPRTKEQEWYAYSGVKESRDPSWPKAASKWLNVVPSGFREIINKIAREYDNPPIYILENGFSDRCCTFDYLRISYLHSYIKAMLLAIYEDGCNVQAYSVWSLLDNFEWSAGYTERFGLIHVNFTDSNRKRTPKWSMDWYKDVIATRKLNFTWELPTIIHI from the exons ATGGCGAGTTATTTGTTTCTCAGAGTTGCTGTcagtttcatttttattgtcaCATACATCTTTGCTACTGATACGTCATCTTTtccgaaaaattttttattaggcACGAGTTCGTCCGCTTATCAAATAGAAGGAGCTTGGAACGAAAGTG ataaaggtGAAAGTATATGGGACTGGTGGACACATGAAAATCCAAATTTTATAAGTGATGGTAGCAATGGTGATGTGGCTTGTGATTCCtttcacaaatataaagaagatGTGAagttattaaatgatttaaaa gtggatttttatagattttctatTAGTTGGTCGCGTATTTTACCAACTGGTTACGCTAACGTAATTAATCAAGAAGGActcaattattacaaaaatcttaTTGACGAACTTTTAGCGAATGGCATCGAACCGTTTGTCACTTTATATCATTGGGACCATccagaaatatttgaaagaatgGGTGGATGGACTAATGAAATGATGGTTGAATGGATATCCGACTATGCAAGAATTGTTTTTAAAGAGCTTAGCccaaaagttaaatattttgcaactcTCAATGAACCTAACGTTCTTTGCGAAGAAGGAtacgaaacaaaaataaaggcACCAG gaaaGAATTTAGGCAGTCCTGGCGTATTTCTGTGCATGCATAACATGTTGAAGGCACATGCCAAGATCTATCATATTTACGACGAAGAATTTCGAAAACATAGAAATGGCACAATTGGCATAGTTCTACCTTGTTCAGGTGCATTACCCAAATATCTTAATGATACCGCAGCGGTAGACATGCATTTTCAGTTTAAATGTGGATGGATAGCTCATGCAATTTTTTCGAACACTGGTGATTATCCACAAATTATGAAAAGTCATGTAGCTGAAAACAGTAAACTGGCTGGTTATCCGAGATCGCTTTTGCCGGAATTATCGTCTGAATGGGTGCAATATATTaa gGGTACATCGGACTTTTTTGGATTGAATCATTATTCTACATGGCTTGTGGAAACAGTGCCACGAACGAAAGAGCAAGAATGGTACGCTTATTCCGGCGTGAAAGAGAGTAGAGATCCGTCATGGCCAAAAGCCGCTTCAAAGTGGCTCAAT GTCGTCCCTAGTGGATTTCGAGAGATAATTAACAAGATTGCGAGAGAATATGATAATCCACCTATCTATATTTTAGAGAATGGCTTTTCTGACAGATGTTGtacttttgattatttaagaatatcttATTTGCATTCTTACATAAAAGCTATGCTGTTAGCCATTTATGAAGATGGATGTAATGTGCAGGCCTATTCTGTTTGGAGTTTGTTAGACAATTTTGAATGGTCCGCTGGTTACAC AGAACGATTTGGATTAATACATGTCAATTTTACGGATAGTAATCGAAAGAGAACTCCAAAATGGTCGATGGACTGGTATAAGGATGTCATTGCAACAAGGAAACTTAATTTTACTTGGGAGTTACCAaccataatacatatataa